The following coding sequences are from one uncultured Bacteroides sp. window:
- a CDS encoding DUF4292 domain-containing protein gives MRKAINVLSCLLLALALLTACKSSKIAVKPLTTVTPSSLSSKIQLTVPYKGDEVRMGGSMKMETDRRIQFSIQLPIIRTEVARIDMTPDEMLIVDRMNKRFVRADKVQLATIFPKGNAFVRLQRLLLKAAQPRGKSTFEGKELGLSSFLNGTRLRLYDFSTNGITLTPSKLSSKYTEVEFNDLIKLLLNL, from the coding sequence ATGAGAAAAGCTATCAATGTATTGAGCTGTTTGCTTTTAGCTCTTGCTCTGCTTACAGCTTGTAAAAGTTCCAAAATAGCTGTAAAACCTTTAACCACGGTAACTCCTTCGTCTCTATCTTCAAAGATTCAACTTACTGTTCCTTATAAAGGAGATGAAGTGAGAATGGGAGGGAGCATGAAAATGGAAACAGACAGACGAATTCAGTTTTCTATTCAATTGCCAATTATTCGTACGGAAGTGGCAAGGATAGATATGACTCCTGATGAAATGTTAATTGTTGATAGAATGAACAAACGTTTTGTGCGTGCCGATAAAGTACAGTTAGCCACTATATTCCCAAAAGGTAATGCTTTTGTCAGGTTGCAGCGTTTACTGCTAAAGGCCGCTCAACCCAGAGGTAAATCTACTTTTGAAGGCAAAGAACTTGGGCTCTCATCTTTTTTGAACGGTACCCGCTTAAGGCTTTATGATTTCTCAACCAATGGAATAACCCTTACCCCCTCTAAATTATCATCAAAATATACTGAAGTAGAATTTAATGACCTGATAAAATTGCTGTTGAATTTATGA
- a CDS encoding peptidoglycan DD-metalloendopeptidase family protein yields MKRCLVVLICCFVIVTTLFAQSNKLIKELESKRGALQKQIAETESLLKDTKKDVGSQLNNLAVLTGQIDERKRYIASMTKDVSAIDRELGSLRRQLRGLRKDLKDKKKKYELSVKYLYKNKSIEEKLMFIFSADDLAKMYRRLRYVREYATFQRLQGEQIVKKQEQINKKRAELNQVKAAKEKLLKGREDEKHKLESQEKKKRTLVANLQKKQKALQNEIRKKRREANQLNAKIDRLIAKEIEKARKRAEEEARREKAARQKNKSKGKSRKTESTSRRRKARPLEKYSMSKADRKLSGNFASNKGRLPMPISGSYIIVSHYGKYAVEGLRNVKLDNKGIDIQGRPGAQARAIFDGKVAAVFKLNGLFNILVRHGSYISVYCNLSSASVKQGESVSTKQSLGEIFSDLAHNGRTVLHFQLRREKTKLNPEPWLNR; encoded by the coding sequence ATGAAACGTTGTCTTGTTGTATTGATTTGCTGTTTTGTTATTGTTACGACTCTATTTGCTCAATCTAATAAACTGATCAAAGAGTTGGAAAGTAAACGTGGTGCATTGCAGAAACAGATAGCAGAGACAGAATCATTGCTAAAAGACACAAAGAAAGATGTTGGAAGTCAGTTAAATAACTTAGCAGTACTTACAGGTCAGATTGATGAAAGGAAGCGCTATATTGCTTCTATGACCAAGGATGTTAGTGCTATTGATCGCGAACTTGGCTCTTTAAGACGTCAACTTCGTGGTTTGAGAAAAGATTTGAAGGATAAGAAAAAGAAATATGAATTATCTGTTAAGTATTTATATAAGAATAAATCGATAGAAGAGAAGTTAATGTTTATTTTTTCGGCGGATGACTTGGCAAAGATGTATCGTAGATTAAGGTATGTACGTGAATATGCTACTTTTCAACGCTTGCAAGGAGAACAAATAGTAAAGAAGCAGGAGCAGATAAACAAGAAAAGAGCTGAACTTAACCAAGTAAAAGCTGCAAAAGAAAAACTCTTAAAGGGTCGCGAGGATGAGAAACATAAATTAGAGTCGCAAGAAAAGAAGAAACGTACGTTAGTAGCGAATTTACAAAAGAAACAAAAGGCCTTGCAGAATGAGATTCGCAAGAAACGCAGGGAAGCAAATCAGTTGAATGCTAAAATTGACCGATTGATTGCGAAAGAGATAGAAAAGGCTCGTAAGCGTGCAGAGGAAGAAGCTCGTCGTGAAAAAGCTGCTCGTCAAAAAAATAAATCTAAAGGAAAGTCAAGAAAGACAGAGTCTACTTCTAGGAGAAGGAAAGCTAGACCTTTAGAGAAATACTCAATGAGTAAGGCAGATCGTAAGCTGTCAGGTAATTTTGCAAGTAATAAAGGGCGTTTGCCTATGCCTATTTCTGGATCTTATATTATTGTAAGTCATTATGGAAAGTACGCAGTTGAAGGTTTGAGAAATGTTAAGTTAGACAATAAAGGGATTGATATACAAGGCCGTCCAGGTGCCCAGGCTCGTGCCATTTTTGATGGAAAAGTGGCAGCAGTATTTAAACTCAATGGATTGTTCAATATCTTAGTTCGCCATGGAAGTTATATCTCTGTTTATTGTAATTTGTCTTCGGCTTCCGTAAAACAAGGAGAATCTGTTAGCACAAAGCAGAGTCTCGGAGAGATATTTTCTGATTTAGCTCATAATGGACGTACTGTATTGCACTTCCAGTTAAGACGTGAGAAAACAAAATTGAATCCCGAACCCTGGTTAAATCGTTAA
- a CDS encoding M20 family metallo-hydrolase, translating into MITNHSEIANEAVNLLKSLISIPSISRDEEAAANFLQNYIETTGIETGRKGNNIWCLSPMFDLNKPTILLNSHIDTVKPVNGWRKDPFSPREENGKVYGLGSNDAGASVVTLLHTFFHLCRTQQDYNLIYLASCEEEISGKNGVESVLDALPPISFAIVGEPTEMHPAIAEKGLMVLDVTAIGRSGHAAREEGDNAIYKTLKDIEWFRDYRFKKESPLLGSVKMSVTQINAGTQHNVIPDRCTFVVDVRSNELYSNEELFNEIQQHLSCEAKPRSFRLNSSRIEEKHPFVQKAIKLKRIPFGSPTLSDQSLMSFPTVKMGPGRSARSHTADEYIMIKEIEEAIKIYVDLLDELNL; encoded by the coding sequence ATGATAACGAATCACTCAGAGATCGCCAATGAGGCTGTCAACTTGCTGAAATCATTAATCAGTATTCCTTCAATCAGCCGTGATGAGGAAGCCGCCGCCAATTTCCTACAAAATTATATTGAAACTACAGGTATAGAGACCGGCCGTAAGGGAAACAATATCTGGTGTCTGAGTCCGATGTTTGATCTTAACAAACCCACTATACTGCTAAATTCACATATCGACACAGTGAAACCTGTCAACGGATGGCGTAAAGACCCTTTTTCTCCTCGTGAAGAAAATGGCAAAGTTTATGGTCTTGGAAGCAATGATGCTGGTGCTAGCGTAGTTACACTGTTACATACATTCTTTCATTTATGCCGTACCCAACAAGATTATAACTTAATTTATTTGGCTTCTTGCGAAGAAGAAATATCAGGTAAAAACGGAGTTGAAAGTGTTCTAGATGCCTTACCGCCAATTTCTTTTGCTATTGTAGGAGAACCTACAGAAATGCATCCTGCTATAGCCGAGAAAGGACTAATGGTATTAGATGTAACAGCAATCGGCCGTTCTGGTCATGCTGCTCGTGAAGAAGGAGATAATGCTATTTATAAAACCCTCAAAGATATAGAGTGGTTTCGCGATTATCGTTTTAAGAAAGAATCACCTTTACTAGGGAGCGTAAAGATGAGTGTTACGCAAATCAATGCAGGTACCCAACATAATGTCATACCCGATCGTTGCACTTTTGTTGTTGATGTTCGCAGTAATGAGCTTTATTCTAACGAAGAACTTTTCAATGAAATTCAGCAACATCTTTCTTGCGAAGCCAAACCCCGTTCATTTCGCCTAAATTCATCACGTATTGAGGAAAAACATCCTTTTGTCCAGAAAGCGATTAAGTTAAAACGTATCCCTTTTGGCTCTCCTACTCTATCCGATCAATCGCTTATGTCATTTCCTACCGTTAAGATGGGACCTGGACGATCCGCCCGTTCACATACAGCCGACGAGTACATAATGATAAAAGAGATAGAAGAAGCCATAAAGATATATGTTGACTTACTAGATGAATTAAATCTCTGA
- a CDS encoding long-chain fatty acid--CoA ligase, with product MTYHHLSVLVHRQAEKYGDRIALKYRDYEKVQWIPITWNQFSETVKKAADALVAFGVEEEENIGVFSQNKPECLYTDFAAFANRAVTIPLYATSSPAQAQYIINDAQIRFLFVGEQFQYDAAFSVLGVCPSLQKLVIFDRGVRKDARDSTSIYFDEFVAAGSGLTHADVVEERTSRASGDDLANILYTSGTTGEPKGVMLHHSCFLEVFKTHDERLKTMTDQDVSMNFLPLTHVFEKAWAYLCISKGVQICVNLRPADIQTTIKEIRPTLMCSVPRFWEKVYAGVQEKIAETTGLKKKLMLDAIRVGKIHNVDCLRVGKTPPLSIRLKYKFYEKTIYLLLKKTIGIENGNFFPTAGAAISDEICEFVHSVGIDMLTGYGLTESTATVSCTWKTGYVIGSVGTVMPDLELKIGENNEILLKGKTITKGYYKKSEATAQAIDKDGWFHTGDAGYLKDGNLYLTERIKDLFKTSNGKYIAPQALETKLVIDRYIDQIAIIADQRKFVSALIIPVYDLVKEYAKEKGLEYKSTEELLKHPKIQALFRARIDTLQQQFAHYEQVKRFTLLPEPFSMERGELTNTLKLKRAVISQNYKEFIDKMYEE from the coding sequence ATGACTTATCATCATTTATCCGTCTTAGTTCATCGCCAAGCTGAAAAATATGGCGACAGGATAGCCTTGAAATATCGTGATTATGAAAAGGTTCAATGGATTCCGATTACTTGGAATCAATTCTCTGAAACGGTGAAGAAAGCTGCTGATGCGCTTGTTGCTTTTGGCGTTGAAGAAGAAGAGAATATCGGCGTTTTTTCTCAAAATAAGCCGGAATGTCTGTATACAGATTTTGCAGCCTTTGCTAATAGAGCTGTTACAATACCTCTTTATGCTACTAGCTCTCCGGCTCAAGCTCAGTATATAATAAATGATGCACAGATACGTTTTCTTTTTGTCGGTGAGCAATTTCAATATGATGCAGCTTTTAGTGTTTTAGGAGTGTGTCCTTCTCTTCAAAAATTAGTCATTTTTGATCGTGGAGTGAGAAAAGATGCTCGGGATTCAACTTCTATTTACTTTGATGAATTTGTTGCTGCTGGCTCAGGGTTAACTCATGCAGATGTTGTAGAAGAACGTACTTCTCGTGCCAGTGGTGATGATCTTGCAAATATCCTTTATACATCGGGAACTACTGGCGAGCCTAAAGGGGTTATGCTACATCATTCTTGTTTTCTTGAGGTCTTTAAGACACATGATGAGCGTCTCAAGACAATGACAGATCAGGACGTTTCGATGAATTTTCTTCCGTTGACTCATGTTTTTGAAAAAGCATGGGCATATCTCTGTATTTCTAAAGGAGTGCAGATTTGTGTGAATCTTCGTCCGGCGGATATACAAACAACAATAAAAGAAATTCGTCCGACACTAATGTGCAGTGTTCCTCGCTTTTGGGAAAAAGTATACGCTGGGGTACAAGAAAAAATAGCAGAAACTACAGGCTTAAAAAAGAAATTAATGCTGGATGCTATAAGAGTAGGTAAAATACATAATGTGGATTGTCTCCGTGTAGGAAAAACTCCCCCTTTGTCTATTCGTTTGAAGTACAAGTTCTATGAGAAAACAATCTATTTATTGCTCAAGAAAACGATTGGAATAGAAAATGGAAACTTTTTTCCTACAGCTGGCGCGGCTATTTCCGATGAAATCTGTGAATTTGTTCACTCGGTGGGAATTGACATGCTGACAGGATATGGACTGACAGAATCTACAGCTACGGTATCTTGTACATGGAAAACCGGTTATGTGATTGGTTCGGTTGGTACTGTAATGCCGGATCTAGAGTTGAAGATCGGTGAAAACAATGAGATCTTGCTTAAAGGTAAAACCATTACTAAGGGGTACTATAAGAAAAGTGAAGCTACGGCTCAGGCTATTGATAAAGATGGTTGGTTTCATACTGGAGACGCAGGCTATCTAAAAGACGGGAATCTATATCTGACAGAAAGAATAAAGGATCTGTTTAAAACATCAAATGGTAAATATATTGCCCCTCAAGCTTTAGAAACAAAATTGGTGATAGACCGATATATTGATCAAATAGCTATTATTGCTGATCAAAGAAAATTTGTTTCAGCATTAATCATTCCTGTCTATGATTTAGTGAAAGAGTATGCCAAGGAAAAGGGATTAGAATATAAAAGTACTGAAGAGCTGTTGAAACATCCTAAAATACAGGCTTTGTTCAGGGCAAGAATCGATACGCTACAACAACAGTTTGCCCATTATGAACAAGTAAAACGTTTTACTTTGCTTCCGGAACCTTTCAGTATGGAAAGAGGAGAGTTGACGAACACTTTGAAATTAAAGAGGGCGGTTATCTCTCAGAACTATAAAGAGTTCATTGATAAGATGTACGAAGAATAG
- the prfB gene encoding peptide chain release factor 2 (programmed frameshift) yields MITIEQLKDVKERTDALRRYLDVDGKKIQVEEEQLRTQAPGFWDDQKKAEAQMKLVKGLQKWIDGYNEVKTMSDELALAFDFYKDELVTEEEVDEAYAKSVAALENLELKNMLREEADQMGCVLKINSGAGGTESQDWASMLMRMYLRWIEDNGYKMIISNVQEGDEAGIKTCTIQVEGDYAYGYLKGENGVHRLVRVSPFNAQGKRMTSFASVFVSPLVDDTIEVQINPADISWDLFRSGGAGGQNVNKVETGVRIRYRYKDPDTGEEEEILIENTETRSQLDNRENAMRLLRSQLYDRELQKRLAAQRKIEAGKKKIEWGSQIRSYVFDDRRVKDHRTNFQTSDVNGVMDGKIDGFIKAYLMEFSSEEENS; encoded by the exons ATGATTACTATCGAACAACTTAAAGACGTGAAAGAACGCACAGATGCGTTGAGGAGGTACCTT GACGTTGACGGAAAGAAAATTCAAGTTGAAGAAGAGCAATTAAGAACTCAGGCTCCAGGCTTTTGGGATGACCAAAAGAAGGCTGAGGCACAAATGAAGCTAGTAAAAGGTTTGCAAAAGTGGATTGACGGATATAATGAAGTCAAAACAATGAGTGATGAACTAGCTTTGGCTTTTGATTTCTATAAAGACGAACTGGTAACGGAAGAAGAGGTTGATGAGGCGTATGCTAAGTCAGTAGCTGCTTTGGAAAATCTCGAATTGAAGAACATGCTTCGTGAAGAGGCTGACCAGATGGGCTGTGTCTTGAAGATCAATTCAGGAGCAGGCGGTACAGAAAGTCAGGATTGGGCATCAATGCTGATGCGTATGTATCTTCGTTGGATTGAGGATAATGGTTATAAAATGATCATTTCAAATGTTCAGGAAGGAGATGAAGCGGGAATTAAGACTTGTACTATTCAGGTTGAAGGAGATTATGCTTATGGTTATTTGAAAGGAGAAAACGGAGTGCATCGGTTGGTGCGTGTTTCACCTTTTAATGCTCAGGGTAAGCGTATGACCTCTTTTGCCTCAGTATTTGTGTCACCTTTGGTAGATGATACTATTGAAGTACAAATTAATCCTGCTGATATTTCTTGGGACTTATTCCGTTCAGGCGGTGCGGGTGGTCAGAATGTGAATAAGGTAGAAACGGGGGTACGTATACGTTATAGATACAAAGACCCTGATACTGGTGAGGAGGAAGAAATCCTTATAGAGAATACAGAGACCCGTTCGCAACTTGATAACCGTGAAAATGCCATGCGTTTGCTTCGTTCCCAACTTTATGATAGAGAGTTGCAAAAACGTTTAGCTGCTCAACGGAAGATAGAGGCGGGTAAGAAGAAAATAGAGTGGGGATCTCAAATCCGAAGCTATGTTTTTGATGACCGTCGTGTTAAAGATCATCGAACGAATTTCCAGACTTCTGATGTGAATGGAGTTATGGATGGAAAAATAGATGGTTTTATTAAAGCTTATTTGATGGAGTTTTCTTCTGAGGAAGAGAATTCATAA
- a CDS encoding porin — MKKLLLAVTAFCFCNVNNVAYALSPQSPTSSSKGKKVTVTLPDMPLKIAFHGRIQTDGAMFFGEDYQPLGNGVDFRRVRLGATAKFGDKWSGMMELDFTDGSLSLIDCFIKYSFSDHLNLRVGNVKEAFSMDALTSSGNLLFLDEANVSSAFAPEYHVGLQANWQHKYFLTAAGVHFKKIKSSKEKGYSEYNNKNGQDEGISYTGRVVWMPLSQSKNKGFHLGAAASYRTPKTTVGANMPNTVRYSTTSLSSINKIKFLDTAPITKVDHDILLGSELAGFYKGVRMQGEYILNNTYRKEGLATEKFNGFYIQAACLLFGGHQNYKTSSGAFAQPSLGKNWGDIELAARFDRIDLNATDVKGGSANGWTFGVNYYATSFFKVQLNYSYVNNDKYATAFGQAPVGYKANGELAYNGSEVDESMGKGGNAYGILGVRLQLSF, encoded by the coding sequence ATGAAAAAACTACTGCTCGCTGTTACTGCTTTCTGCTTTTGCAACGTCAATAATGTTGCGTATGCTCTCAGCCCACAATCACCAACGTCATCGTCTAAAGGTAAAAAAGTGACTGTCACTTTACCGGATATGCCTTTGAAGATCGCTTTTCATGGACGCATTCAGACTGATGGCGCAATGTTTTTCGGTGAAGATTATCAACCTTTGGGAAATGGTGTTGATTTTAGAAGAGTTCGTTTAGGAGCTACAGCCAAGTTTGGTGATAAATGGTCCGGAATGATGGAACTTGATTTTACCGATGGATCCCTTTCCTTGATAGATTGCTTTATTAAGTACAGTTTTTCAGATCACTTGAATCTTAGAGTCGGTAATGTGAAAGAGGCTTTTTCGATGGATGCGCTAACTTCCTCGGGTAATCTTCTATTTTTAGACGAGGCAAACGTTAGCTCTGCTTTTGCACCCGAATATCATGTTGGTTTACAAGCTAATTGGCAACATAAGTATTTCTTAACTGCTGCTGGTGTACATTTTAAAAAGATAAAAAGCAGTAAAGAAAAGGGCTATTCCGAGTATAATAACAAAAATGGACAGGATGAAGGAATCTCGTATACCGGAAGGGTTGTATGGATGCCATTGTCTCAATCAAAAAATAAAGGATTTCATTTGGGTGCAGCTGCTTCCTATCGCACGCCAAAGACCACTGTTGGTGCTAATATGCCTAATACGGTAAGATATAGTACTACTTCTTTATCTTCTATCAACAAAATTAAATTCCTTGATACGGCTCCTATTACAAAAGTAGATCATGATATATTGCTTGGATCTGAGCTTGCAGGATTTTACAAAGGAGTGCGTATGCAAGGAGAGTATATTTTAAATAACACTTATCGTAAAGAGGGTTTGGCTACCGAGAAATTTAATGGCTTTTATATTCAGGCTGCTTGTTTGCTCTTTGGCGGACATCAAAATTATAAAACTTCAAGCGGAGCATTTGCACAACCTTCCTTGGGTAAAAACTGGGGAGATATTGAGCTGGCTGCCAGATTTGATCGCATTGATTTGAACGCTACGGATGTTAAAGGTGGATCGGCTAATGGTTGGACGTTTGGAGTGAACTATTATGCAACTTCATTTTTCAAGGTACAGTTGAACTATTCTTATGTGAATAATGATAAATATGCTACTGCTTTTGGGCAAGCGCCTGTGGGTTATAAGGCAAATGGCGAATTAGCTTATAACGGTAGTGAGGTGGATGAGTCTATGGGTAAGGGTGGAAATGCTTATGGCATTTTAGGAGTACGCTTGCAATTGAGCTTCTAA
- a CDS encoding CYTH domain-containing protein, translated as MGQEIERKFLVKGEYKSLAYSQSHIIQGYISSARGRTVRVRIRDEKGYLTIKGASNESGTSRYEWEKELPLEEAKELMKLCEPGMIDKTRYLVSFARHIFEVDEFYGENEGLVVAEVELRGEDEEFEKPSFLGQEVTGDVRYYNSQLMQHPFNSWK; from the coding sequence ATGGGACAAGAGATAGAACGCAAATTTTTGGTTAAGGGGGAATATAAATCCTTGGCTTATAGTCAGAGTCATATTATTCAAGGATATATTAGCAGTGCCCGTGGACGTACTGTGCGGGTGCGTATTCGTGATGAAAAAGGCTATTTAACTATCAAAGGAGCTTCAAATGAGTCGGGAACAAGTAGGTATGAGTGGGAGAAAGAACTTCCGCTTGAGGAGGCTAAAGAATTGATGAAACTTTGCGAGCCGGGAATGATTGATAAAACGCGCTATCTAGTTTCTTTTGCAAGACATATTTTTGAAGTAGACGAATTTTATGGAGAGAATGAGGGCTTGGTAGTCGCCGAAGTAGAATTACGGGGTGAAGATGAAGAATTTGAGAAACCTTCCTTTCTTGGGCAGGAAGTAACTGGAGATGTACGTTATTATAACTCTCAATTGATGCAACATCCTTTTAATAGCTGGAAATAG
- a CDS encoding DUF4010 domain-containing protein has product MENLYQYLPKELVTFILVTLFSLLIGLSQRKLSLKREGEATLFGTDRTFTFIGILGYLLYILDPSDMRLFMGGGLVLGFLLGLNYYVKQAQYHVFGVTTIIIALITYCMAPIVETQPSWFYVMVVVTVLLLTELKHTFTEIAQRMQSDEMITLAKFLAISGIILPMLPNQNIIPDVNLTPYSIWLATVVVSGISYLSYLLKRYVFHESGVLVSGIVGGLYSSTATISVLARKSKHAAAHEMAEYVAAMLLAVSMMFLRFLILIFIFSQPVFFLVYPYLLVMSFTAALVAWFMYSREKRSEKAGVIDEEESSNPLEFKVALIFAALFVVFTLLTHYTLVYAGTGGLSLLSFVSGLSDITPFILNLLQGTNGVAVLIVAACSMQAIISNIVVNMCYAIFFSGRRKELFSRILIGFGIVIAMNIVLLLLFYFI; this is encoded by the coding sequence ATAGAAAATCTATATCAATATTTGCCAAAGGAGCTAGTTACTTTTATATTGGTGACTCTTTTTTCTTTGCTTATAGGTCTTTCCCAACGCAAACTTAGTTTGAAAAGAGAGGGAGAGGCAACTCTGTTTGGAACAGACAGGACTTTTACTTTCATCGGCATTTTAGGTTACTTGTTATATATCCTTGATCCTAGCGATATGCGTCTTTTTATGGGAGGTGGATTGGTACTTGGTTTCTTGTTAGGACTTAATTATTATGTGAAGCAAGCTCAATATCATGTGTTTGGAGTAACCACCATTATTATCGCATTAATAACTTATTGCATGGCACCGATTGTCGAAACTCAGCCCTCCTGGTTTTATGTAATGGTAGTGGTTACTGTGTTGCTCTTAACAGAATTAAAGCATACGTTTACCGAAATAGCCCAACGCATGCAGAGCGATGAAATGATTACCTTGGCTAAGTTTCTAGCCATTAGCGGCATCATCTTGCCTATGTTGCCCAATCAGAATATTATTCCAGACGTTAATCTGACCCCTTATTCTATATGGTTGGCTACAGTCGTTGTATCCGGCATTTCGTATTTATCTTATTTGCTGAAGCGCTATGTCTTTCACGAATCGGGAGTTTTGGTTTCGGGTATTGTTGGAGGACTGTATAGCAGTACTGCTACTATCTCTGTTTTAGCTCGTAAGAGTAAACATGCGGCTGCACACGAGATGGCGGAATATGTCGCTGCCATGCTTTTGGCCGTGAGCATGATGTTTCTTCGTTTCCTAATTCTTATCTTTATTTTTAGTCAACCAGTTTTTTTTCTTGTTTATCCTTATTTACTCGTTATGTCTTTTACTGCAGCGCTTGTCGCCTGGTTTATGTATTCCAGAGAGAAACGTTCGGAAAAAGCAGGTGTAATAGATGAAGAAGAAAGTAGTAATCCTTTGGAATTTAAGGTGGCACTTATTTTTGCCGCATTGTTTGTGGTCTTCACCTTGCTTACTCATTATACGTTGGTCTATGCCGGAACCGGAGGATTGAGCTTACTTTCTTTTGTCTCGGGGCTCAGTGATATAACTCCTTTTATTTTGAATTTGCTGCAAGGAACGAATGGAGTAGCTGTACTCATTGTTGCAGCTTGTAGTATGCAGGCCATTATAAGTAACATTGTGGTGAACATGTGTTATGCAATTTTCTTTTCTGGTAGGCGTAAAGAATTGTTTTCGCGTATACTCATTGGATTTGGGATTGTGATTGCTATGAATATTGTTCTTTTGTTACTTTTCTATTTTATTTGA